In one Campylobacter insulaenigrae NCTC 12927 genomic region, the following are encoded:
- the neuB gene encoding N-acetylneuraminate synthase, with product MKKTIIIAEAGVNHNGDINLAKKLIELAAKAGADYVKFQSFIAKDCVCAHTKKAQYQINNTQNNKESQLEMIEKLELDKKAHEILIAHCKKHNIKFLSTPFDLASIELLSDFNLDFFKIPSGEITNFIYLKKIAKLNKKIILSTGMSSLGEIEEAINVLVKYGTKRKNIKLLHCNSAYPTPFEDVNLKAMQTLKDAFKLDVGYSDHTLGIHISLAAVALGACVIEKHFTLDKNMQGPDHLASLDPQELYALCKNIRELELSFGDGIKKTSKSEKSNLKIVRKFLVANKDIKKGERFNEENLCAKRSSGGICAMKYEKYINKIAKKNYKKDEIINE from the coding sequence ATGAAAAAAACTATTATCATAGCAGAAGCTGGAGTTAATCATAATGGCGATATAAATTTAGCTAAAAAACTCATAGAGCTTGCTGCAAAAGCTGGCGCTGATTATGTGAAATTTCAAAGTTTTATAGCAAAAGATTGTGTTTGTGCCCATACTAAAAAAGCTCAATATCAAATCAATAATACACAAAATAATAAAGAAAGTCAGCTTGAAATGATAGAAAAATTAGAGCTTGATAAAAAAGCTCATGAGATTTTGATTGCTCATTGCAAAAAACATAATATTAAATTTTTATCCACACCTTTTGATTTAGCTAGCATCGAGCTTTTGTCTGATTTTAATTTGGATTTTTTTAAAATTCCAAGTGGAGAAATTACTAATTTTATATATTTGAAAAAAATAGCAAAATTAAATAAAAAAATTATACTTTCAACAGGTATGAGTAGTTTAGGTGAGATTGAAGAAGCAATTAATGTCTTAGTAAAATATGGTACAAAAAGAAAAAATATAAAATTATTACATTGCAATAGTGCTTATCCTACGCCTTTTGAAGATGTTAATTTAAAAGCCATGCAAACATTAAAAGATGCTTTTAAACTTGATGTTGGATACTCTGATCATACTTTGGGAATTCATATTTCCTTAGCTGCTGTAGCTCTTGGGGCTTGTGTTATAGAAAAACATTTTACTTTAGATAAAAATATGCAAGGGCCTGATCACTTAGCTAGTTTAGATCCTCAAGAATTATATGCTTTGTGTAAAAATATAAGAGAATTAGAACTTAGTTTTGGAGATGGTATTAAAAAAACTAGTAAAAGCGAAAAGTCAAATTTAAAAATAGTTAGAAAATTTTTAGTAGCTAATAAAGATATTAAAAAAGGTGAAAGATTTAACGAAGAAAATTTATGCGCTAAGAGAAGTAGTGGGGGAATTTGTGCTATGAAATATGAAAAATATATTAATAAAATAGCTAAGAAAAACTATAAAAAAGATGAAATAATAAATGAGTAG